A single window of Acidimicrobiia bacterium DNA harbors:
- a CDS encoding signal peptidase I: MLICGLVVAVFLILIPLMKIFTKAGQPGWMAFVPILNSIVIAHIVGRDWWWGVLPILNIITTFELAKAFGKSEGYGIGLVLLPYVFVPMLGFSDAQYQLPPRSPLF, from the coding sequence ATGTTAATATGTGGCTTAGTAGTAGCTGTATTCTTAATCCTCATACCATTGATGAAAATTTTCACTAAAGCAGGACAACCAGGCTGGATGGCCTTTGTACCGATTTTAAACAGTATTGTTATCGCACATATAGTTGGAAGAGATTGGTGGTGGGGTGTTTTACCAATACTAAACATTATCACCACATTTGAATTAGCAAAAGCATTTGGGAAAAGCGAAGGATACGGCATTGGGCTAGTTCTACTTCCATATGTGTTTGTACCAATGCTTGGCTTCAGTGATGCGCAATACCAGCTACCTCCTCGATCACCATTGTTCTAA
- a CDS encoding acyl-CoA carboxylase subunit beta: MKKDDLLIKLVELRNQANNAGSKEAVERQHSRGKLTARERIEALVDSGSFVELDQLARHRATGFGIENTRPLTDGVITGWGYVQGKKIFIYSQDFTVLGGSLGARVAEKIVKVMDLAASVGAPIIGINDGGGARIQEGVAALAGYGDIFLRNVKYSGVVPQISVIAGPCAGGAVYSPALTDFVIMVEGTSHMFITGPDVVKAVTGEEVTQEELGGAKTHSSKSGVAHVVCKDEKELFLKLRELLEFLPSNNGSSGGFITEQAKSQENKGKKRSKQRNDDIFELMQLDDLGIYDVREIIDTVCDTDEFFEISGAFAPNIVCGFSRINSEPIGIVANQPSVYSGALDVDACEKAARFVRTCDAFNIPILTLVDVSGFIPGVDQERSGIIRHGAKLLYAFAEASVPMVQVVTRRAYGGAFVVMGSKSLGADVSFALPVAEIAVMHAQSAVDIISRRDLEMFEKGSPEFIAKNRELVKDYDEKFANPFLAAERGLIDDVIAPNEVRSKVSSSFAMLKGKKAVNVFRKHEILPL; this comes from the coding sequence ATGAAAAAAGATGACCTTTTAATAAAACTTGTTGAATTACGAAACCAGGCAAATAATGCTGGTTCAAAAGAGGCAGTTGAGCGACAACATTCACGTGGAAAACTTACTGCTCGCGAGCGAATTGAAGCACTCGTTGATAGCGGCTCCTTTGTGGAATTAGATCAATTGGCGCGACATCGTGCTACTGGCTTTGGTATTGAAAATACTAGACCTCTAACTGATGGTGTTATTACTGGATGGGGTTATGTTCAAGGTAAAAAGATTTTTATTTATTCTCAAGACTTTACAGTATTGGGTGGTTCACTAGGAGCGCGTGTAGCAGAAAAAATTGTAAAAGTTATGGATTTAGCAGCCAGTGTTGGTGCACCAATAATTGGTATTAATGATGGTGGCGGTGCACGTATTCAAGAAGGTGTAGCTGCTCTGGCAGGTTATGGCGATATCTTTTTGCGTAATGTTAAATATTCTGGTGTTGTCCCACAAATTTCAGTGATAGCAGGTCCCTGTGCCGGAGGTGCCGTATATTCACCTGCGCTTACAGATTTTGTGATTATGGTCGAAGGTACATCGCATATGTTTATAACGGGACCAGATGTTGTTAAAGCTGTAACTGGTGAAGAAGTTACTCAAGAAGAGTTGGGTGGTGCTAAAACACATTCTTCTAAATCTGGAGTTGCCCATGTTGTTTGTAAGGACGAGAAAGAATTGTTTTTAAAACTTCGAGAGCTATTAGAGTTTCTTCCTTCTAATAATGGTTCCTCTGGTGGATTTATTACAGAACAAGCTAAGAGTCAAGAAAACAAGGGAAAAAAACGCTCTAAACAACGTAATGATGATATTTTTGAATTGATGCAACTTGATGATTTAGGTATTTATGATGTACGTGAAATAATTGATACTGTTTGTGATACTGATGAATTTTTTGAAATCTCTGGTGCTTTTGCACCAAATATTGTCTGCGGATTTTCAAGGATTAATTCTGAGCCAATAGGTATTGTTGCAAATCAGCCAAGCGTTTACTCAGGTGCTTTGGATGTTGATGCTTGTGAAAAGGCTGCAAGGTTCGTTCGTACTTGTGATGCTTTTAATATACCTATTTTAACCTTGGTGGATGTTTCTGGCTTTATTCCTGGTGTTGATCAGGAAAGAAGTGGAATTATTCGTCATGGCGCAAAATTACTATATGCATTTGCTGAAGCTAGTGTTCCTATGGTTCAGGTAGTTACCCGCCGTGCATATGGTGGTGCTTTTGTTGTTATGGGTTCTAAATCTTTAGGTGCGGATGTTAGTTTTGCATTGCCTGTGGCAGAGATTGCTGTTATGCATGCTCAATCTGCGGTTGATATTATTTCTCGGCGCGATTTAGAGATGTTTGAAAAAGGTTCACCTGAGTTTATAGCAAAAAATCGTGAGTTGGTTAAAGATTATGATGAAAAATTTGCAAACCCATTTTTGGCAGCAGAGCGCGGTTTAATTGATGATGTTATTGCTCCAAATGAGGTACGTTCTAAAGTTAGTTCGTCATTTGCTATGTTAAAAGGCAAGAAAGCAGTAAATGTTTTTAGAAAACATGAGATATTACCATTATGA